The Breoghania sp. genome has a segment encoding these proteins:
- the torA gene encoding trimethylamine-N-oxide reductase TorA has protein sequence MTDMHMKSPSLTRRRFLTASSSLAALGFAGSIMPMGMNKAFAAGDQTIQSACHWGIFNMSVKDGRAVSIEPWEKDPHPSPQLPGVLDSIYSPTRIRYPMVRRSYLENGGPKAERDSRGTGDFVRVSWDKAIELVAAEIKRVQDEQGPSGIFAGSYGWKSPGKFHNCRTLLARAMNTLGGYVGGTGDYSTGAAQVIMPHVVGGLEVYSQQTSWPLLIENTDTLVFWGADPVKTCQIDWLVPEHGVYDYLKQFKETGKKIICIDPYRSETAQMVDADWIAPKPHTDVAMMLGIAHTVYSEGLHDEEFLSTYCYGFDMFVPYLTGESDGTPKTAEWAAEICGVPADKLKELARLFAGGNTMLASGWSLQRIRYGEQSHWMLVTLAAMLGQIGTPGGGFGLSYHYCSGGTPTANGVSVGAIGDGKTIDANAPEWLASEGAASIPVARIVEMLENPGGEFDFNGKRQAYPDTKLVYWVGGNPFCHHQDRNRMIKAWKKVETFIVHDFQWTATARHADIVLPATTSYERNDMEQIGSYSNSGIVAMKKVVEPIGEARNDFDIFAAICAKLGKEQEFTEGKSEMEWLKGFFGIAESAAKAKNLDFPNFDDFWKEGLVLFDVPQANKEFIRFGDFVEDPLLNPLGTPTGLIEIYSKAIERMQYDDCPAHPTYFPPEDDTGPDYPMQVNSAHPHGRLHSQLCGTSLRETYAINGREPCVIHPDDAAARGISDGDIVRVFNTRGQVLAGVRVSDETIPGVIRLDEGGWYSPSDPSKPGTLDAYGDVNVLTFDVPTSKLGQGNCGHSAFAQIEKFEGTPPEVTVFSDPAAGQ, from the coding sequence ATGACTGATATGCATATGAAGTCTCCATCACTGACAAGACGCCGTTTCCTGACAGCCTCTTCGTCCCTTGCAGCCCTCGGCTTTGCAGGATCAATCATGCCGATGGGCATGAACAAGGCGTTTGCAGCTGGCGATCAGACGATCCAGAGCGCATGCCACTGGGGCATCTTCAACATGTCGGTCAAGGATGGCCGCGCGGTTTCCATCGAACCGTGGGAGAAAGACCCCCATCCCAGCCCGCAGCTTCCCGGCGTTCTGGATTCGATCTATTCCCCGACCCGCATTCGTTACCCGATGGTCCGCCGTTCCTATCTTGAAAATGGGGGTCCGAAGGCCGAGCGCGACAGCCGCGGAACAGGCGATTTCGTCCGCGTGTCCTGGGACAAGGCCATCGAACTGGTGGCAGCGGAAATCAAACGCGTTCAGGACGAGCAAGGCCCGTCTGGCATCTTTGCCGGCTCCTACGGCTGGAAGAGCCCCGGCAAATTCCACAATTGCCGCACGCTCCTCGCGCGCGCCATGAACACGCTTGGCGGTTATGTCGGCGGGACCGGCGACTATTCAACCGGCGCGGCGCAAGTGATCATGCCGCATGTGGTTGGCGGTCTGGAAGTCTATTCGCAGCAGACCTCCTGGCCCCTGCTGATCGAAAACACCGACACTCTGGTGTTCTGGGGAGCCGACCCGGTCAAGACCTGCCAGATCGACTGGCTCGTGCCCGAGCACGGGGTCTACGACTATCTGAAGCAGTTCAAGGAGACGGGCAAGAAGATCATCTGTATCGATCCCTATCGCTCAGAGACGGCGCAGATGGTGGATGCAGACTGGATCGCTCCGAAGCCGCATACCGACGTTGCCATGATGCTGGGCATTGCGCACACCGTCTACAGCGAAGGTCTGCACGACGAGGAATTCCTGTCGACCTACTGCTACGGCTTCGACATGTTCGTGCCCTACCTGACGGGCGAAAGTGACGGCACACCGAAGACCGCCGAATGGGCGGCGGAGATTTGCGGCGTCCCGGCTGACAAGCTGAAGGAACTCGCACGCCTGTTTGCCGGTGGCAACACCATGCTGGCGAGCGGCTGGAGCCTCCAGCGCATCCGGTATGGCGAGCAGTCCCACTGGATGCTGGTCACATTGGCCGCGATGCTCGGCCAGATCGGCACGCCCGGCGGCGGCTTCGGCCTCAGCTACCACTATTGCAGCGGCGGCACGCCCACAGCGAACGGTGTCTCCGTCGGCGCCATCGGCGACGGCAAGACGATCGACGCCAACGCCCCGGAATGGCTCGCCTCGGAAGGCGCAGCAAGCATTCCGGTCGCCCGTATCGTGGAAATGCTCGAAAACCCAGGCGGCGAGTTCGACTTTAACGGCAAACGGCAGGCTTATCCCGATACCAAGCTGGTCTACTGGGTGGGCGGCAATCCGTTCTGCCACCATCAGGACCGCAATCGGATGATCAAGGCCTGGAAGAAGGTTGAAACCTTCATCGTCCATGACTTCCAGTGGACGGCCACAGCCCGTCATGCCGATATCGTCCTGCCCGCGACGACCTCCTACGAGCGCAACGACATGGAGCAAATCGGCTCCTATTCGAACTCCGGCATCGTCGCTATGAAGAAGGTGGTGGAGCCGATCGGTGAAGCCCGCAACGACTTCGACATCTTCGCCGCGATCTGCGCCAAGCTCGGCAAGGAACAGGAGTTCACCGAGGGCAAATCGGAAATGGAGTGGCTGAAGGGCTTCTTCGGCATCGCCGAATCAGCCGCGAAGGCCAAGAACCTGGACTTCCCCAACTTCGACGATTTCTGGAAAGAAGGACTGGTTCTCTTCGATGTGCCGCAGGCCAACAAGGAATTCATCCGCTTCGGTGACTTCGTTGAGGACCCGCTGCTCAACCCGCTGGGAACCCCGACTGGCCTGATCGAGATCTACTCCAAGGCCATCGAGCGCATGCAATATGACGATTGCCCTGCGCACCCGACCTACTTCCCGCCGGAAGACGATACCGGGCCGGACTATCCCATGCAGGTGAACAGTGCTCACCCGCACGGGCGGCTTCATTCCCAGCTTTGCGGCACCTCGCTTCGCGAGACTTACGCGATCAACGGGCGCGAGCCTTGCGTCATCCATCCCGACGATGCCGCTGCGCGTGGCATTTCGGATGGGGACATCGTTCGCGTGTTCAATACGCGTGGTCAGGTTCTCGCTGGGGTTCGCGTTTCGGATGAGACCATTCCGGGTGTGATCCGGCTGGATGAAGGCGGCTGGTACAGCCCGTCCGACCCGTCCAAGCCGGGCACGCTGGATGCCTATGGCGATGTGAACGTCCTGACGTTTGACGTGCCCACATCAAAACTGGGCCAGGGCAACTGCGGCCATTCGGCCTTCGCCCAGATCGAAAAATTCGAAGGGACGCCGCCTGAGGTGACCGTCTTCTCCGATCCTGCTGCCGGCCAATAG
- a CDS encoding ATP-binding protein codes for MSSPRPHDASRRKPTIDRISVAKGIKLLFGATIVVIVVGALLGVALSWRQYINASRTVDLVALDRTLFISATETRDEIGTVGIALLAEEDARSTVEGALHRVGRIHEVARQAVERNDFPGDANDLAALEAAYADLLKESEKVRAQAALARSLRDVAEIEDWRQAIYGMSRSYVDTSVDVGTELNARTPALAELVTIRELSFAIRDRYSRQCSAFRRAIARDEPLTQAQRDLWHHDIGAYEELWRRIAVTAAHLPHYPQLSEAVRTGQAATRAAQAKINSRINGLAGRGHSRVEPQSWAAHCYDTHAAINDIGHMALDLGRQQASYNQKIALASGSAWTLFLLAALTFSYLSSSFLRHRFSRPMASLTSAIKRLEGGDYQTPVPTSGPHDEPGAIGATLESLRRKVLKADSLRRHLDVLRDDLVKHARASNRAKTLFLATVSHEIRTPLNGILGTVQLLAASDLAREQKQWVEALDKSASILRRLVDNVLDYSRLEAGKFTLEHTAFHLSEQIGVVEATIAPAARQKGLEFTCTIDDDVPDGFVGDPAKIAQVLLNLLGNAVKFTEAGSISLRVRRMEAQDPDATGTAEICFIVTDTGVGIPQSRQAQLYEPFIQAEGAANNSLGGSGLGLTICRGLLQLMGGSIDFRCPPEGGTVFQVRIPLTLDGQDARADDAETGFNPIPRLHVLIAEDNTVNAMIADEILTRSGHTVQTVSDGKAALEAAADRDFDVILMDLSMPVLDGIEAARRIRSLDHETRRMVPIIALTADLTAEQRLSDADNLFDTFLGKPFRREDLDRALGRAIGLLPRKNIARPGTDHGSMLAEHARDLGVEWARKMVELYLTETPLVADGLALALRRADLRGIAVSAHRLKGSASQVGAQTIAGMAETAERAADAGDRAGAEKAGADLLAMLEAELQRFAVSAERELSEFSSLT; via the coding sequence ATGAGCAGCCCCCGTCCGCACGACGCGAGCCGCCGGAAACCCACGATCGACAGAATATCCGTAGCCAAAGGCATCAAGCTGCTTTTCGGCGCGACGATCGTCGTTATCGTCGTCGGAGCACTGCTCGGCGTTGCCCTCTCGTGGCGGCAATACATCAATGCCAGCCGCACAGTGGATCTGGTCGCCCTCGACCGGACGCTTTTCATTTCAGCCACGGAAACCCGCGATGAAATCGGAACCGTCGGGATTGCCTTGCTGGCAGAGGAAGACGCCCGATCCACAGTTGAGGGTGCCCTTCACAGGGTCGGCCGCATCCACGAAGTCGCCAGGCAGGCGGTGGAGCGAAACGACTTTCCCGGCGACGCCAACGATCTGGCTGCGCTTGAGGCGGCTTATGCTGACCTGCTGAAAGAGAGCGAAAAAGTGCGCGCGCAAGCCGCCCTTGCGCGCAGCCTGCGCGACGTCGCAGAGATTGAGGACTGGCGGCAGGCCATCTATGGAATGTCGCGAAGCTATGTCGACACATCGGTGGATGTGGGGACCGAGCTGAATGCCCGCACGCCCGCCCTTGCCGAACTTGTCACGATCCGCGAACTATCCTTCGCGATCCGGGACCGCTATTCGCGACAGTGCTCTGCCTTCCGCCGTGCGATTGCGCGGGACGAACCGCTCACGCAAGCCCAACGCGACCTGTGGCACCACGATATCGGCGCCTATGAAGAGCTATGGCGCCGCATTGCAGTGACCGCAGCCCACCTTCCCCACTATCCGCAATTGAGCGAGGCGGTGCGAACGGGACAAGCGGCGACGCGTGCCGCGCAGGCGAAGATCAATTCAAGGATCAACGGCCTTGCTGGTCGTGGTCATAGCCGGGTGGAGCCGCAAAGCTGGGCTGCCCACTGCTACGACACCCACGCCGCCATCAACGATATCGGCCATATGGCGTTGGATCTGGGACGACAGCAGGCAAGCTATAATCAGAAGATCGCCCTTGCCAGTGGCAGCGCATGGACGCTTTTTCTGCTCGCCGCGCTGACATTCAGCTATCTGTCTTCGAGCTTTCTGCGCCACCGTTTCTCCCGTCCCATGGCCTCCCTCACATCCGCAATCAAGCGGCTGGAGGGCGGCGATTACCAGACCCCCGTTCCCACGTCCGGACCGCACGACGAGCCCGGTGCGATCGGGGCGACGCTGGAAAGCCTGCGGCGCAAGGTTCTGAAGGCGGATTCACTGCGCCGCCACCTCGATGTCCTGCGCGACGATCTCGTCAAGCATGCAAGAGCGTCCAACCGCGCCAAGACGTTGTTCCTGGCGACCGTCAGCCACGAGATCCGCACGCCGCTGAACGGAATTCTGGGGACCGTGCAGCTTCTCGCCGCGAGCGATCTCGCGCGCGAACAAAAACAATGGGTCGAAGCGCTTGATAAGTCAGCCAGTATCTTGCGGCGGCTGGTCGATAACGTGCTCGACTATTCGCGCCTTGAAGCGGGCAAGTTCACGCTTGAGCACACCGCATTCCATCTGTCGGAACAGATCGGCGTGGTGGAAGCAACCATCGCGCCCGCCGCCCGTCAGAAGGGATTGGAGTTCACCTGCACCATCGATGACGACGTGCCCGATGGGTTCGTCGGCGACCCAGCCAAGATCGCACAGGTGCTCCTTAACCTGCTTGGCAACGCAGTAAAGTTCACCGAAGCGGGCAGCATCTCGCTGCGGGTTCGACGCATGGAGGCGCAAGACCCTGACGCGACCGGAACCGCCGAAATATGTTTCATCGTCACCGATACCGGCGTGGGAATCCCGCAATCCCGTCAGGCCCAACTCTATGAGCCATTCATTCAGGCGGAGGGAGCGGCCAACAACAGCTTGGGTGGCTCCGGATTGGGGCTCACGATCTGCCGGGGTCTGTTGCAACTCATGGGCGGGAGTATCGATTTCCGTTGCCCGCCCGAAGGTGGCACCGTTTTCCAAGTGCGCATCCCCCTCACCCTGGACGGACAAGATGCGCGAGCCGATGACGCTGAAACAGGCTTCAACCCAATTCCCCGGCTTCATGTGCTCATCGCGGAAGATAACACCGTCAACGCGATGATCGCCGATGAAATCCTGACCCGTTCCGGCCACACGGTTCAAACGGTCTCCGACGGAAAAGCGGCGCTCGAAGCCGCCGCCGATCGTGATTTCGACGTGATTTTGATGGACCTTTCCATGCCGGTTCTGGACGGCATCGAGGCTGCCCGCCGCATTCGCTCACTCGACCACGAGACGCGCCGCATGGTGCCCATTATTGCCCTCACTGCGGATCTGACTGCCGAGCAACGGCTTTCAGACGCGGACAATCTCTTCGACACGTTTCTCGGAAAACCCTTCCGGCGCGAGGATCTCGATCGGGCGCTGGGGCGCGCCATCGGATTGCTCCCACGCAAAAACATCGCTCGTCCCGGGACGGACCACGGCAGCATGCTGGCGGAACACGCGCGCGATCTCGGTGTGGAGTGGGCGCGCAAGATGGTTGAACTCTACCTGACCGAAACACCGCTTGTGGCCGACGGACTGGCACTGGCGCTGCGTCGAGCCGACCTAAGAGGCATTGCTGTCTCCGCGCACCGGCTCAAGGGAAGCGCGAGCCAGGTGGGCGCACAGACGATCGCAGGAATGGCAGAAACCGCGGAACGGGCAGCGGATGCAGGGGACCGGGCCGGAGCCGAAAAGGCCGGGGCGGACCTTCTTGCGATGCTGGAGGCTGAATTGCAGCGTTTTGCGGTCAGCGCAGAACGCGAACTGAGCGAGTTCTCTTCCCTCACCTGA
- a CDS encoding NapC/NirT family cytochrome c — MKKLIKAIGRFMRRPVAVVGAGGFALVGIVVGVVGYVGFHSVLEMTMTEEFCVSCHTMSDNAYEEYKTSIHYKNPAGVRATCTDCHVPKAGWPMYKAKVLAVNDLWAEIRGTINTPEKYEQERLRLAKRVWAHMEDNNSLECRSCHSYEAMDFEHQRPEASKMMKDASAKGETCIDCHKGIAHKLPDMASGYKALLANLVAEAPSNNKADTLYAISTTPLWPEKPADASARGAGNILPLTKVEVVSRSGDFIEVRIDGWMQEGMERVLVKEMGRRLFMATVTPAMAKQAEILETKTDEDTGLVWKDGAITVWTKASSFTSDRPGLMNYGADLYSASCGSCHSAHAPDHFLANQWMGVIKDMKGYTTLDKEQVRYLQNYLQLHAKDMPKES; from the coding sequence ATGAAAAAACTCATCAAAGCGATTGGCCGGTTCATGCGGCGACCCGTTGCGGTTGTAGGCGCGGGTGGCTTTGCCCTGGTCGGCATTGTGGTCGGAGTCGTGGGCTATGTCGGATTCCATTCGGTTCTGGAAATGACAATGACCGAAGAGTTCTGCGTCAGCTGCCACACGATGAGCGACAACGCCTATGAGGAATACAAAACCTCGATCCACTACAAGAATCCGGCAGGCGTCCGTGCAACATGCACCGACTGCCATGTGCCGAAGGCCGGGTGGCCGATGTACAAGGCCAAAGTTCTCGCGGTGAACGACCTGTGGGCCGAGATCAGGGGTACGATCAACACGCCCGAAAAGTACGAGCAGGAGCGCCTGCGCCTGGCCAAACGGGTCTGGGCCCACATGGAAGACAACAACTCGCTCGAATGCCGTAGTTGCCATTCCTACGAGGCGATGGACTTCGAACACCAGCGCCCGGAAGCGTCCAAAATGATGAAGGACGCCTCCGCCAAGGGTGAAACCTGCATCGATTGCCACAAGGGCATCGCGCACAAGCTCCCCGACATGGCCAGCGGCTACAAGGCCCTGCTGGCGAATCTCGTCGCCGAGGCTCCCAGCAACAACAAGGCCGACACCCTTTACGCCATCAGCACGACCCCGCTGTGGCCGGAAAAGCCCGCCGACGCCAGTGCGCGCGGTGCCGGCAACATCCTTCCGCTCACCAAAGTCGAGGTCGTTTCACGCAGCGGCGACTTCATTGAGGTGCGCATCGATGGCTGGATGCAGGAGGGCATGGAGCGCGTGCTGGTCAAGGAAATGGGTCGTCGGCTCTTCATGGCCACCGTCACGCCCGCCATGGCAAAGCAGGCCGAGATCCTCGAAACCAAGACCGATGAAGACACCGGGCTGGTCTGGAAGGACGGCGCGATCACCGTGTGGACAAAGGCCTCTTCCTTCACCTCCGACCGCCCCGGCCTGATGAACTACGGTGCCGACCTCTACAGCGCATCGTGCGGCTCATGCCACAGCGCCCACGCGCCCGATCACTTCCTGGCCAACCAGTGGATGGGCGTGATCAAGGACATGAAGGGCTATACCACCCTCGACAAGGAACAGGTTCGTTACCTGCAGAACTATCTGCAGCTTCACGCCAAGGACATGCCGAAGGAAAGCTGA
- a CDS encoding molecular chaperone TorD family protein — protein MTMTTPPSGPAYTEAVAVFSSVFGAPLETIDIESIHRPLDEGPLAQLAAIPAIRDAVADLRKTVIAQGEPQKGVSELNKAFCKLFMGLGGPRSAPPYESAYTGDGRLFQEPAREMEKLLQKQGLAASEDFPEAADHLALELSLMEETLRLAGLTEDRDDIALVRDLHTRLMGWVPNFAGACVAHDPSGFYARAAQLLLAFLKLPHPKLAPAAA, from the coding sequence ATGACAATGACCACGCCCCCTTCCGGCCCCGCCTACACAGAAGCTGTCGCCGTCTTCTCAAGTGTCTTCGGCGCCCCTCTGGAAACCATCGATATCGAATCAATCCACCGCCCCCTCGACGAAGGACCGCTGGCGCAGCTGGCAGCCATCCCGGCCATTCGTGACGCAGTCGCAGACCTGCGTAAAACCGTGATCGCTCAGGGAGAACCGCAAAAGGGCGTGAGCGAACTCAACAAGGCTTTCTGCAAGTTGTTCATGGGCCTCGGCGGCCCGCGCTCCGCACCTCCTTACGAATCCGCCTATACCGGCGACGGTCGCCTCTTTCAGGAACCGGCCCGCGAAATGGAAAAGCTCCTGCAGAAGCAGGGGCTGGCGGCATCCGAGGACTTTCCCGAGGCCGCTGACCATCTGGCGCTGGAACTCTCCCTCATGGAAGAGACGTTGCGCCTTGCGGGCCTGACAGAAGACCGCGACGACATCGCGCTTGTGCGCGACCTGCATACCCGCCTGATGGGCTGGGTTCCGAATTTCGCGGGCGCATGTGTCGCCCACGATCCCTCCGGTTTTTATGCCAGGGCAGCCCAACTCCTGCTGGCATTCCTCAAGCTCCCGCACCCGAAACTCGCGCCCGCCGCAGCCTGA
- the mog gene encoding molybdopterin adenylyltransferase: MKIVVVTISDRASKGVYQDISGPAIVDWLEKAITSPCKIERIIIPDGEEVVRDALIDLADNQQVDMVLTTGGTGPSPRDQTPEAMKVVLEKELPGFGELLRQVGLRQTPTSILSRQTAGTRGKTFYLNLPGKPAAIAMSLDAVFPAIPYCLDLIGAGRIETDPDVVVSFRPGG, encoded by the coding sequence ATGAAAATTGTCGTCGTCACCATTTCCGACCGCGCAAGCAAGGGCGTCTATCAAGACATATCTGGCCCGGCGATCGTAGATTGGCTTGAGAAGGCGATCACCAGCCCCTGTAAGATCGAGCGCATCATCATTCCAGACGGCGAGGAGGTCGTGCGCGATGCGCTGATCGATCTGGCGGACAACCAGCAGGTCGACATGGTGCTGACCACGGGGGGCACTGGCCCCTCCCCGCGCGATCAGACGCCGGAAGCGATGAAGGTGGTTCTGGAAAAGGAGCTTCCGGGCTTCGGCGAATTGTTGCGCCAGGTGGGTCTCAGGCAGACGCCGACCTCGATCTTGTCACGCCAGACTGCGGGAACCCGCGGCAAGACCTTCTATCTCAACCTGCCGGGCAAGCCCGCTGCCATCGCCATGTCGCTCGATGCCGTGTTTCCGGCGATCCCCTATTGTCTTGACCTCATCGGTGCCGGACGCATCGAGACCGACCCGGATGTCGTGGTCAGCTTCCGTCCCGGAGGCTGA
- a CDS encoding response regulator transcription factor, producing the protein MRPAPANNPLGIRIAVIDDEPAVLDALKTYFETAGFQVVTADSGETYRRLVDLEKIDLFLLDLKLPDCDGLTLMREIRNRTDAAVILVTARSDEIDRVVGLEMGADDYVTKPFSTRELLARVNSVLRRTRLEARVEKAGTRRFAGWTLDLESHRLTSPKGESSRLTHGEFDLLAALTRYPGKIMSRDELIASVTDREWNPNDRTIDVLISRLRRKIEPEPGRPQLIATEYGIGYVFTEPVT; encoded by the coding sequence ATGAGACCTGCGCCTGCCAATAACCCACTGGGTATCCGGATTGCGGTGATCGACGATGAGCCGGCTGTTCTGGATGCCCTCAAGACCTATTTCGAAACCGCAGGATTCCAAGTGGTTACGGCGGATAGTGGGGAGACTTACCGACGCCTCGTCGACCTTGAAAAAATCGACCTGTTCCTGCTCGACCTGAAGTTGCCCGATTGCGACGGATTGACGCTAATGCGCGAAATCCGGAATCGTACGGATGCAGCTGTTATCCTTGTCACGGCGCGTAGTGACGAGATTGATCGTGTTGTCGGACTGGAGATGGGGGCAGACGACTACGTAACCAAACCCTTTTCCACGAGGGAACTACTTGCGCGTGTAAACAGTGTACTGAGGCGGACGCGGTTGGAGGCGCGGGTCGAGAAAGCGGGGACGCGCCGCTTTGCTGGATGGACACTGGATCTTGAATCGCACCGACTCACTTCCCCCAAGGGAGAATCAAGCCGGCTGACGCATGGAGAATTCGATCTGCTCGCCGCTTTGACGCGTTATCCGGGCAAGATCATGAGCCGCGATGAGCTCATCGCCTCGGTGACGGACCGCGAATGGAACCCGAACGATCGCACCATCGATGTTCTCATCAGCCGATTGCGGCGCAAGATCGAGCCGGAGCCGGGCAGACCCCAGCTGATCGCCACCGAATATGGCATTGGCTATGTCTTCACCGAACCGGTGACCTGA